The Megachile rotundata isolate GNS110a chromosome 11, iyMegRotu1, whole genome shotgun sequence genome includes a region encoding these proteins:
- the Grx5 gene encoding glutaredoxin 5: MFPFRICNRIRYMSTNVDKIANLVKKNKVVVFMKGVPDSPKCGFSNAVVQILRMHDVKYDAHDVLEDEQLRQGIKDFSNWPTIPQVFINGEFVGGCDILLEMHKNGELVEELKKVGIQSALLEKEESQEKKPTN, translated from the exons ATGTTTCCTTTCAGAATTTGTAATCGTATTAGATATATGTCGACAAATGTCGACAAGATTGCTAACCTTGTAAAG AAGAACAAAGTGGTCGTGTTCATGAAGGGTGTTCCGGACAGTCCCAAGTGTGGCTTCAGCAATGCTGTCGTACAAATACTAAGGATGCACGATGTGAAATATGATGCTCATGACGTTCTTGAAGATGAACAGTTGAGACAAG GTATTAAGGACTTTTCCAATTGGCCTACTATACCACAGGTGTTCATAAACGGAGAGTTCGTGGGAGGATGTGACATACTGTTGGAGATGCACAAGAACGGAGAGCTCGTGGAGGAGTTAAAGAAAGTTGGTATCCAAAGTGCCCTGCTTGAGAAAGAAGAGTCCCAAGAGAAGAAGCCTACGAACTAA